TTTTAAATGATGGGTATTTACAAAACCTGAGGACCGGTTTCCCATAATCAGGAGCAGGAACATCGGTATGAATACCAATGAGTCATGGATCTCTGTGTGAAAACTCGTGTCAAACGTTCGAGCTCTGAGATGCTTAGCTCGCTCGGGTCACAACCAATCCCTCCTTTGGCTCCACCGTAAGGTATCTTAGCCACAGCTGTTTTCCATGTCATGAGCTGTGCCAATGCGTTTACTTCATCCGGTTCCACCTTGTCAATAACCAAAATCGGTTTAGTTCATACCATAATCGAAGttaattattttggtttaaatgAAAGCAAACCTCTGGATGATATCTGATGCCACCTTTCATGGGACCTCTTGCATTGTCATGCTGGACTCTGAATCCAACGAATGATGCAAGAGTTCCATCGTCTTTTGGTATGGTACATTCCACCTGCAACAATGGTTATATTCCGGTTTAGTGATCTTTAATCAGACCGGTTAGAAAACAGAAAACGGACCTTGATTTCTCTGAAGGGAATGAGAAGACTTTGCTCGAGCTTTGAGTCCAAACCAAGAAGCCTAGAAGCAAGCTTGAAGTTTCTGTTGGTTGCCGCTAAAGCGTTCATGGTGttcttaattttggtttattcgaCTTTGAAAAGAAAGCTACTGGAAAATGTGATTCTTGGTATTGcaagtgtgtatatatatagagagagatacCTACACACTtcgtgtttgtgtttgtgtatatATGCTTCATAAactagaagaagaaaatgatacTGTTTATGGTGGCACATAAATGAGAATTTGTATAAGGAAAATGAATAATCCAAATGATATGGTAACCCCATAACTGATCCTGATTTTGAATTGTCACAGCAGTATGTCTTTTTTTAAGTAAACAATTATCACAaacacacatacatatatatacataaatattgtAGAATTCAGTATAAAGTATTTCTATATCCATACACTTGAACATAGTTCATAGTAATGAATCTTGCatgtcatgagatctttacgtgtcttttttttgtaaatgagaTCTTTACGTGTTATTAACTTATATTAGTCCCCCCTACATCTATATAAAGTATACACTTCTGTGAGCAGTGACAAAATAAACGTATACACTTAGTGAGCTTGTagcaaaacgaaagaaaaacgTATACATTCTTACACATATAATATTCAGCTTTTATTGTAAATATTCTTCCCATATGTACATTCTTTCTAAGTAATCGAATCAAAATCTTTAGAGAATTAGTTAAGAATTACAAGATTCCACCATCAAAGAATCTTTTGGAAAAAGATTCCTCCATGATTTATGCTTCCACTAATTAATTGAATTTTACGTAGATTTCCACCAAGATTTATTTCCCTTGCACTTTCCAAAAGAAGATATTAAATCCATTAAATATGGTAAGAacatttttacaaaaagaaaaaaatatatggtaaGAACATTGACCGTAACAATTTAGGAAACTTGACTGCAGCCTTGAATGGGTTAGCCTATTATTTTCCCAAATAATGTGCCCAATAACGTAACAAGTCTCGAGGGACCGAGTCTTTGTTACTGCCATGTGTCCCACTGTTGTCTCCAACTGTCTGCCACTCCCGTTAATGTCGGTTCTCGTTTTCCCACTCGCAATGACCCCCAAAAAAATAGAGAAGGAACAAAGCAAAAGGTAAACAAAGGAACAACATTATTATATCTTTGTGAAATTTCAAGAAGACTGGtcatgtttaattgtttttgaacGTGTCTTTGCAGCTTAATAGCAGTTTCTGGTGGTAGATCAGATCATTAGGAAAGGGTTTTGAGAATGTCGACAAACATATTTGGCAAGAATCACCCATTGGGAAAACTGAAAGGCAGAAGCTGCTGAACCAGAAGGGTTGTGTGGTGTGGATCACAGGGCTGAGTGGCTCAGGTCAATCTCCTTAACAGCAATCTTATCTTTGAATAACCTAAGATGCTTTGTAAATGTCTAAAGTTAATTCTTATGTTACATATAATCTTtctccatatttaaaatctaagcGTAAAACTTACGCAGGAAAAAGCACGTTGGCTTGCTCGCTAAGTAGAGAGTTGTACACCCGGGGAAAGCTATCTTACATCCTTGATGGGGATAACCTTCGTCATGGCTTGAACAAAGATCTCGGTTTCAAGGCAGAGGATAGAGTGGAAAATATACGCAGAGTTGGTAAGTACATAGTTGCATATTATCATTTGAATTAGGTTTATATGTAAGTCTGAATCCTAAGAAGGTTATGAgcacaaataaaaatacttaaaaggGCTCTCATAGTATTTGTAAACCAAACCATTATGTGTATTAAACGCAGGAGAAGTAGCGAAACTCTTTGCTGATGCTGGTTTGATCTGCATTGCTAGCCTCATATCGCCATATAGGAAAGACCGTGACGCTTGTAGGGAAATGATGCGGGGCTCATCTTTTATCGAGGCAAGCCATTCACATTCAGACTTTTCAgcttaaaaaacatattatttgatGTTGTGTGGCATAAACTCTTTAGGTTTACATGAATATGTCTCTACAATTGTGTGAAGCAAGAGACCCTAAAGGCTTATATAAGCTTGCACGTGCAGGAAAGATCAAAGGTGAGTTAACAGAAGCTTCCATAGAGTACAGAAGATAGCACATTGCTGCCATATCATTGAATATTTAACAAAAGGCTTCTTGTGCAGGCTTCACAGGGATTGATGATCCATATGAATCTCCCTTGAATTGTGAGGTATGATCcatgtgaatatatataattattcacCAAGGATCACTCAAAATCCACGTGTGTGaatatgttttttgttgttggtatGTTTTGAAACAAATGAAATAGATAGAGCTGAAAGAGAAGGAAGGAGAGTGTCCTTCCCCTGTAGCTATGGCAGAGGAAGTCATCGCTTATTTAGAAGCCAAAGGCTTCCTTCAAAACCAGTAACCACCACCAGAATCCAACCAAGTCacatttgattttcttttttttaataagtgttGGCTGCTTTCTTTATGTTTCTTCACTCTCCTGAAACAATGCAAATGCAAAGAAGTTTGAACTATGAAAGATATGTTACAGTTTTCTTCCTTTGCAACgtttattttttgatataataaaagCAAACAAGTCATTCAACAGTATCAATCCTTTTTAGAGTACCTGTGGAggagaatcttttttttttccctgaAAATAATACTTTCATTACCATTAAA
This region of Brassica napus cultivar Da-Ae unplaced genomic scaffold, Da-Ae ScsIHWf_2729;HRSCAF=3495, whole genome shotgun sequence genomic DNA includes:
- the LOC125602058 gene encoding adenylyl-sulfate kinase 3-like — its product is MCPTVVSNCLPLPLMSVLIRSLGKGFENVDKHIWQESPIGKTERQKLLNQKGCVVWITGLSGSGKSTLACSLSRELYTRGKLSYILDGDNLRHGLNKDLGFKAEDRVENIRRVGEVAKLFADAGLICIASLISPYRKDRDACREMMRGSSFIEVYMNMSLQLCEARDPKGLYKLARAGKIKGFTGIDDPYESPLNCEIELKEKEGECPSPVAMAEEVIAYLEAKGFLQNQ